gcgctgggaacactgggaatgggcaCTGGGAATGTACTGGGAGTATACTGGGAGTATTGGGAGTCCCCACCCCAGACCGCGGGAATCAGCCCCGGAaggtactgggagtactgggattgtactgggaatggcactgggaacactgggaatagCGCTGGGAACAATGGGAATGGGTACTGGGAATGTACTGGGAGtatactgggagtactgggagtCCCCACCCCAGACCGCGGGAATCAGCCCCGGAaggtactgggagtactgggattgtactgggaatggcactgggaacactgggagtactgggaataGCGCTGGGAACAATGGGAATGGGTACTGGGAATGTACTGGGAGTATACTGGGAGTATTGGGAGTCCCCACCCCAGACCGCGGGAATCAGCCCCGGAaggtactgggagtactgggattgtactgggaatggcactgggaacactgggagtactgggaataGCGCTGGAAACAATGGGAATGGGTACTGGGAATGTACTGGGAGTATACTGGGAGTATTGGGAGTCCCCACCCCAGACCGCGGGAATCAGCCCCGGAaggtactgggagtactgggattgtactgggaatggcactgggaacactgggagtactgggaatagcgctgggaacactgggaatgggcaCTGGGAATGTACTGGGAatatactgggagtactgggattgtactgggaATATGAGCTGAACACCAGGATCAGTCATGAGACTGATGGGAACAGTCCCCTCAGTgacaccagtaacaccagtaacaccagttCCACTGACAgactgggcaggggacagcctggggacgAGGACAGTCCCCTCAGTgacaccagtaacaccagtaacaccagttCCACTGACAgactgggcaggggacagcctggggacgGGGACAGTCCCCTCAGTgacaccagtaacaccagtaacaccagttCCACTGACAgactgggcaggggacagcctggggacgAGGACAGTCCCCTCAGTgacaccagtaacaccagtaacaccagttGCACTGACAgactgggcaggggacagcctggggacgAGGACAGTCCCCTCAGTgacaccagtaacaccagtaacaccagttGCATTGACAgactgggcaggggacagcctggggacgAGGACAGTCCCCTCAGTgacaccagtaacaccagtaacaccagttGCATTGACAgactgggcaggggacagcctggggacgAGGACAGTCCCCTCAGTgacaccagtaacaccagtaacaccagttGCACTGACAgactgggcaggggacagcctggggacgAGGACAGTCCCCTCAGTgacaccagtaacaccagtaacaccagttGCACTGACAgactgggcaggggacagcctggggacgAGGACAGTCCCCTCAGTgacaccagtaacaccagtaacaccagttGCACTGACAgactgggcaggggacagcctggggacgGGGACAGTCCCCTCAGTgacaccagtaacaccagtaacaccagttGCACTGACAgactgggcaggggacagcctggggacgAGGACAGTCCCCTCAGTgacaccagtaacaccagtaacaccagttGCACTGACAgactgggcaggggacagcctggggacgAGGACAGTCCCCTCAGTgacaccagtaacaccagtaacaccagttGCACTGACAgactgggcaggggacagcctggggacgGGGACAGTCCCCTCAGTgacaccagtaacaccagtaacaccagttGCACTGACAgactgggcaggggacagcctggggacgAGGACAGTCCCCTCAGTGACACCTGCAGCCGTAAGACTCTCTTCTACCTGATCGCCACCCTCAACGAGGCGTTCCGGCCCGACTACGACTTCAGCGCCGCCAAGAGCCACGAGTTCAGCCGAGAGCCCAGCCTCAACTGGGTAcgcactgggagggactggggtgggactgggatgggactgggatggccACGAGTTCAGCCGAGAGCCCAGCCTGAACTGGGTAcgcactgggagggactgggagggactgggatggcactgggatggcactgggatggcCATGAGTTCAGCCAAGAGCCCAGCCTGAACTGGGTacggactgggagggactggggtgggactgggagggactgggatggcactgggatggcCGCGAGTTCAGCCGAGAGCCCAGCCTGAACTGGGTAcgcactgggagggactgggagggacgGGTGGGACTGGGTTGGACTCAGAtgggactgggagagactggggtggactgggatgggactgggttGGCCACGAGTTCAGCCGAGAGCCCAGCCTCAACTGGGTAcgcactgggagggactgggattggactgggatgggactgggagggactgggttggactgggagggaaaggggtgggactgggagcactgggaaggactggAATGCACTGGGCAGGACTGGGAGAGCTACGAGTTCAGCCAAGAGCCCAGCCTGAACTGGGTATGGGCTGGAATTAACTGGAGGCACTGGGGTGgtctgggagggactgggaacactgggataggactgggagcactgggaaggactgggagcactgggataggactgggagcactgggatgggagtgggagcactgggataggagtgggagggactgggagcactgggaaggactgggagcactgggcaggactgggagcactgggataggactgggagcactgggatgggagtgggagcactgggataggagtgggagggactgggagcactgggaaggactgggagcactgggaaggactgggatcCGCTGCACTCAGCTGGCAGAGCGTGTTCAGGTGGGATTTTCCAACCCCAAACTCATCCAGGgtggccttgggcactcccgGGAGCGAGGAACGCACGGATTCCCTGGGCAGCCACTTCCTGTTCCTCTTCCACTCCTGCTCCACTTCCTGTTCCAGATCCACTTCCTGTTCTGCTTCCTGTTCCACTTCCTGTTCCACTTCCATTTACTGTTCCTGTTCCACTTCCCGTTCCTGCTCCTGTTCCACTTCCTGTTCCCGTTcctttcctgttcctgttcctgatCCACTTCCTGTTCTTCTGCTTCCTGTTCTGCTTCCCCTTCCTGTTCCACTTCCTGTTCCTGTTTCACTTCCTCTTCCACTTCCTGTTCCTGCTCCACTTCCTGTTCTTCCACTTCCTGTTCCACTTGGTGTTCCTGTTCCTATTCCCGTTCCTGTCCCCGTTCCCGTTCCTGTCCCCGTtcctgttcccgttcccgttcctgttcctgttcctgttccctgttcctgttccctgttcctgttcctgtccctcttcctgttccctgttcctgtccctgttcccgttcccattcctgttcctgttcccgttcccattcccgttcctgtccctgttccctgttcctgttcccgttcccgttcctgTTCCCGTTTCCattcctgtccccattcccgttcccattcctattcctgttcctgttcctgttcccgttcctgttcccattcctgtccctgttcccgtTCCTATTCCCGTTCCCTATTCCCGTtcctgttcccgttcccgttcctgttcccgttcccgttcctgttcccgttcccattcctgttcccgttcccattcctgttcctgttcccgttcccattcctgttcccgttcccattcctgttcctgttcccgttcccattcctgttcccgttcccattcccgttcctgttcccgttcccattcccattcctgttcccattcccgttcccgtccCTGTTCCCGTTCCAGTTCCCTGTCCCCGTCTCCGTTCCCGTTCCCGTGTCCCACATCCCATTCCCCTGTTCCCATATCCCTGTTCCCACATCCCGTTCcttgtccctgttcccattcccatgtcctcattcccattcccacattccGTGTCCCACATCCCATTTCTGTGTCCCCGGTCTCATTCTGCCATTCCCCTTCCTGTGTCCCCCCGTTCCCACATCCCACATTCCCAcctttttcccacctttttcccacctttttcccacctttttcccacctttttcccacctttttcccacctttttcccacctttttcccacctttttcccacctttttcccacctttttcccacctttttcccacctttcccccaccttttcccctccttttcccctccttttcctctcctttttcccacctttttcccacctttttccctccttttcccctccttttcccctccttttcccaccctttccccacccttttcccacctttttcccacctttttcccacctttttccctccttttcccctccttttcccctccttttcccaccctttccccacccttttcccacccttttcccaccttttccccaccttttcccctccttttcccctcctttcccccaccctttccccacctttttcccacctttttcccacccttttcccacctttttcccacccttttcccacctttttcccacctttttcccacctttttcccacctttttcccaccttttccccaccttttcccctccttttcccctccttttcctctcctttttcccacctttttcccacctttttccctccttttcccctccttttcccctccttttcccctccttttcccaccctttccccacccttttcccacctttttcccacctttttcccacctttttcccacctttttcccacctttttccctccttttcccctccttttcccctccttttcccacccttttcccaccttttccccaccttttcccctccttttcccctcctttcccccacccttttcccaccttttcccaccctttccccacccttttcccacctttttcccacctttttcccGTTCCCAGGTGGTCAATGCCGTGAACTGCAGCCTCTTCTCGGCCGTCCGTGAGGATTTCAAGGCCCTGAACTTCCCCCGTTCccctcattcccattttcccattcccaccttttccccacctttccccCACCCTTTCCCCACCCTTTTCCCAcccttttcccacctttttcccacctttttcccGTTCCCAGGTGGTCAATGCCGTGAACTGCAGCCTCTTCTCGGCCGTCCGTGAGGATTTCAAGGCCCTGCGCCCGCTGCTCTGGGACGCCGTGGATGAGGAGATCAGCCTGGCCGAGTGCGACATCTACAGGTGCCCGCGGAATTCCGCGCCTTCTCCTGGGAATGCCGGAATTCTTGGGAATTCCAGGCCCTGTTTCCTGGGAATTCCACGCCCTTTCCCTTGGGAATTccggctttttttttcctgggatttccgGGCCCTTTTCTGGGGAATTCCAGGCCGTTTTCTAGGGGATTCTGGAGTTTGTCTGAGGAATTCCAGCCCTTTCCCTTGGGAATTCCGGcccttttccatggaattccggcccttttctgggaattctggtccttttccatggaattctgaatgctttcctgggaattccattccatttcctgggaaatgcggcttttttcctgggaattccatccctttTCTTGGGAATAACGGCccttttcttgggaattctggaatttttctgagGAATTGCATCtcccttttcctgggaattttgtCCCTTTTCTGGGTAAATCCATCCCTTTTTCATGGAATTCCCTCCCTCTTCCTGGGAATCCCGGCCCTTTTCCGGGGAATTCCAGGCCGTTTTCCAGGGGATTCTGGAGTTTGTCCAAGGAATTCCAGCCCTTTCCCTTGGGAATTCCGGCTTTTTATCCATGGAATTCCGGcccttttccatggaattccagcccttttcctgggaattctggcttttttccatggaattccagcccttttccatggaatttcaGCCCTTTTCCTGCAAATTCTGGCCatttcctgggaattctggCCCTTTTCGGGGGAAATCCAGGCCCTTTTCCTGCGAATTCTGGccttttccatggaattccagCCCTTTCCCTTGGGAATTCCGGcccttttccatggaattccggcttttttccatggaattccaTCCCCTTTCCATGGAATTCCAGCCCTCttcctgggaattccaggcCCTTTTCTAGGGGATTCTGGAGTTTGTCCGAGGaattccagccctttcccatggaattccagcTTTTTATCCATGGAATTCCAGcccttttccatggaattccGGCTTTTTATCCATGGAATTCCAGCCCTTTTCCTGGGAAATCTGTCCCTTTTATGGGAATTCCGGCTTTTTATCCATGGAATTCCAGcccttttcctgggaattctggcccttttccatggaattccagcccttttcctgggaattctggCCCTTTTCTGGGGAATTCCAGGCTCTTTTCCTGGCAATTCTGGAATTTGTCCAGGGAATTCCAGCGCTTTTCCTGGGATATGCGccccttttcctgggaattccggcccttttccatggaattctggctttttttccatgggattctgttccctttccctgggaattcccgctcccctctggaattcccatcCTCTCCGGAATTCCCAtcccctctggaattcccattttctctgGAATTCCCGTTTTCTCTGGAATTCCTGTTATCTTTGGAATTCCCATTTTGTCTGGAATTCCCATCCCCTCTGGAATTCCcgttttccctggaattcccattttctctgGAATTCCCGTTTTCTCTGGAATTCCTGTTATCTTTGGAATTCCCATTTTGTCTGGAATTCCCGTCCCCTCTGGAATTCCcgttttccctggaattcccattttctttgGAATTCCCGTTTTCCTTGGAATTCCCATCCCCCTCCAGAATTCCTGTTCCCTCCGGAATTCCCGTTATCTTTGGAATTCCCATTTCATCTGGAATGCCCATCCCCTCCAGAATTCCCGTTTTCtctggaattcccattttccttggAATTCCTGTCTCCTCCGGAATTCCCATCCCCTCCGGAATTCCCGTTTTCTCTGGAACTCCCATTTTCTCCGGAAttccctttttgtctggaattccCATTTTGTCTGGAATTCCCATCCCCTCCGGAATTCCCGTCCCCTCCGGAATTCCCATTCCCTCCAGAATTCCCGTTTTCTCTCCCGTTCCCAGCTACAATCCGGACCTGGACTCGGATCCCTTTGGAGAGGACGGCAACCTCTGGTCCTTCAATTATTTCTTCTACAACAAGAGGCTGAAGCGCATCGTCTTCTTCACCTGCCGCTCCGTCAGGTGCGCCGGCCGCGCTGCCGCCGGGAACCGCGCgcgggaatggggatggggatgggaatggggaatggggatggggatggggatgggaatggggatggggatggggatggggatggggatgggggaatgggaatgggggaatgggggataatgggggaatgggggataatgggaatggggatgggggatgggaatggggatggggatggggatggggatggggatgggaatggggatggggaatggggatgggggaatgggaatgggggaatgggggataatgggggaatgggggataatgggaatggggatggcaatgggaatggggatgggaatggggatggggatggggaatgggggaatgggaatgggggaatgggggataatgggggaatAGGGAttatgggaatggggatggcaatgggaatggggatgggaatggggatggggaatggggatgggaatgggggatggggatgggaatgggaatgggggatgggaatggggatgggaatggggaatgggaatggggatgggaatggggatgggaatggggatgggaatggggaatggggatggggatgggaatggggatggggatggggaatgggaatggggaatgggaatggggaatggggatggggaatggggaatgggaatggggaatgggaatggggaatggggatggggatggggatgggggatggggatggggatggggatgggggatggggatgggaatggggatgggaatggggaatggggatgggaatggggatggggatggggatgggggaatgggaatggggatggggatgggaatgggaatggggaatgggaatggggataggaatgggaatggggaatgggaatggggaatggggatggggatgggaatggggatgggaatgggggatggggatggggatgggggatgggggatggggatggggatggggatgggaatgggaatggggatgggaatgggaatggggatgggaatggggcacacgggaatgggaatggcaCACAGGATGGGAATCACACACAGGAATCACACACGGGGATGGAATCACACACGGTAATGGGAATCACACGGGAATTACACATGGGAATCACACATGGGAATTGCACACAGGAATTACAGGAATTACACACGGGAATCGCACATGGGAATCGCACACAGGATGGGAATCACACACAGGAATCACACACGGGAATGGAATCACACATGGGAATGGAATTACACACGGGAATCGCACACGGGAATTACACACGGGAATGGAATCACACACAGGAATCACACACAGGATGGGAATTACACACGGGAATTACACACAGGAATGGAATTACACGCAGGAATCGCACACAGCATTCCTGGCGGGATTGAATTAcgcatgggatgggatttacACATGGGATGGAATTGCACACGGCGTTCCCAGTGGGAATCACGCACGGGACTGGAATTACTCAGGGTGGGATTGCCCACGGGAATTACACACAGCATTCCTGGCAGGATTCCCGACAGGACAGCATTCCCGGGAATTCCCCACGGGATTCCCCAGGGCCTTCCTGAGGGgattcccccaaattccaggGTCGTTCCCAGTGGGATTCCCCCGAATTCCAGGGTCATTCCCAGTGGGATTCCCCCGAATTCCAGCGTCATTCCCAGTGggattccctggaattctggggtcgttcccagtgggatttcccagaattccaggtgCTGTTCCTGAGGGGATTCCCCAGAACTCCGGGGATATTCTGAACAGGAACCCCCCGAATTCCAGGGACTGATGCCAAAGtgattcccagaattcctgggGCCGTTCATGAGgcaattccccaaaattccaggagCATTCCCGAGGGGATCCCCCGGAATTCCAGGGACGTTCTTGAGGGGATTCCCCAGAATTCCAGGGGCTGTTCCCAAAGGGGTCCCCCAGAACTCCAGGGTTATTCCCAAGGGGATCCCCCGGAATTCCAGCCCCGGCTCTGAGGCCGTTCCCTTCCCGCAGTGGCTACACCTACACCCGGCCGGACACCGGGAACGAGCTGGACATGGACCTGGGCGAGGGCGACACCGACACCGGGAAGGGCGACGGC
The Cinclus cinclus chromosome 1 unlocalized genomic scaffold, bCinCin1.1 SUPER_1_unloc_2, whole genome shotgun sequence genome window above contains:
- the MAF1 gene encoding repressor of RNA polymerase III transcription MAF1 homolog — its product is MKLLENSSFEAINSQLTVETGDAHIIGRIESYSCKLAGIDKQLFKQFCQEGQPHALEALSPPQTAGISPGRLGRGQPGDEDSPLSDTCSRKTLFYLIATLNEAFRPDYDFSAAKSHEFSREPSLNWVVNAVNCSLFSAVREDFKALRPLLWDAVDEEISLAECDIYSYNPDLDSDPFGEDGNLWSFNYFFYNKRLKRIVFFTCRSVSGYTYTRPDTGNELDMDLGEGDTDTGKGDGGDREGGGIEEDRLQVMCM